The segment TGTCATTTAAAatgacgtttttttttttttgcatttggtaaataagtttgattttaatatattttgatatttaaattttttttttgaattattttgaaaaagagcTCAAGAACACGATGGGGGAAGAGGTTGTTTGAGGTGACGGAGAAGTAGAGCAATTATTATCTGGCACCAAGAAGCAACAAAGTCAGGGATGAGGATGACTAATCCAGCAATGGTGGTGATGGATGCGGCAGACACGATGGAGACTTCAGAACAATCAAGGAGGTGATCGTCTCTGCAGCGAACAACAGCATTCATTGCATGATTGTGATGGTCCATGTTGGACTGTACATGGAGATCCTGAGTTACAAGCCAAACAATGTGCTGATAGGGAAGGGTAGCGATGTGACAATAATTAAAGAGAGTATGAATATTGGGGACAAAATGGCTCGcagaggaaggaaaagaaaaagaggaagaacatttagagatctaataatgaGCTACTACCATGAAAAAAAAAGTACGTATGTTGAAGCTCCAACTTCTTTGTGGTTGGTGCCAAATAGATAGCACCACGGGGAGGTGCCGCGCAAAATAAGGAAATTTTAATCCTAAATTCACATAATGGAATCTTATGAACATCAATAAATAGAGATGGACAGCTGAAGCATAGCTTAAGGATCTATTTGAAACGTTTCAAACTCGGGGGTACTAAATGAAAATAGCCCCAACTTGAAGGGCTGtcatacaattttttttaatatggatGTGCAGTTATAATAGATATGAGTTCAAGCGTACGTGCTGCTGCCTTCTGGCTTTCGTCCTCCACCTTTGACTCTTTCTACATTTGTGACGTATTACACAAGCCAGTTGTAAGTACATATATTTAGACGAAAAGCAAACTttctttttttgattaaaaaattcctTTCATATACAAAAAAATGCAGATTCAAGTCGTATGAAGCAAATAATGATGATGACTACAACCACGCGAGAATAAGTCGAATAAATAAATCTTGTGGACATAAATCCTAGAAAGGTTTAGTCTGTCTTAGCAAGGATTTCAATGCAGTGTCCGTCTTTAGATTGGGTACATGTTATTGGATCAACTTACAGTGAAGGAAGGTGACTCAATGACTTAAACCGGCCTGCCCTGCTCCATTCTGGCGGACGAGGCCACTTTGCAAGTCCCCTGCGAGTGCTGGAGTTCATGCCCAATAGGCAAGCATCTTTGATGATAATACTTGGTTGGAACTGGAGAAAGCCAGTCATTTCAAGGCTGCTTGGGCCTGCTCGACAAGAATCTAAAAGCTCAGGACAGTTAGGAACTTATAAACCTTGAAAATTGGCTGGTTTGTAAGATTGATGAATGCTCCATGTCCCTCGTCATTGTGCTTATATGCATCTTTCAAGGTACATATATCTCATTGTATCTTATATTTCGAGGTACATATGTGTCAAGGTACTTGTAAACTTTCATGTATCTTTCAATGTATCCTTCAATGTTCCACTCTATTCACGGGCAGCTCAATGTATTTGCAGCTGTAATTGAGTTAGAACTATATTTGTCCCTAGCATTCTTGCATAGTGTTTCAGCAATCTTCAGCGAAAATGCGAGGGAAATTCTGGGTAAAATGTGATAGTGTGGAACATTTCTGGGTCCATTCTTGTACCATATTGACATGTGAAAAAAGAAAGTAGAAGAAAAGAAATGGCCACAGACTATCTTCTCCTAATGACAGAAATGAATCAAGATTTAGTAAAGATAATTCTACAGGATTTCTTTCATGGATATTATAGGGAAAGCAGTTATTtggtattacttctatctcatAATTTGTCTCCTTCTCATATTAATTGTTGAAAATTGCCATTGAAATGCAAGCATCATGCCATCATCCACCAAGTTAGTAGCTTCCTGTGCTTCACCACCTCAGCTTGGGAGGGAAATACTGCAACATGCATCCCAATACCAAGTCAGCAGAAATGGAAGAATTAATGTTGTTAGCAGAGAAAAAACACACTTTTTAGAGTATTGCCCACCTTCTCAATAAGGGACAGATAGTATGGCTTCACCTTCTCCGCATCAACTCTGACTTTGCTCTTGCTGTAGAGGTCATATTTACTGCCAATTTGGAATAGGAAACAAATACAGAAAATTcaatttttaattatcattagGTCCACTGCTTGCTATCAGCTACAAATTATGCATGAGGTCTTACTTGAAGATCTGAAGCCATTTTAGGTTCTCTTCATCCTCCTTATTAATGAAATATTTATAGGCCCCCGACCGATGCAATGCTGAATTGCGACGCACGTAATTAGGTTTTGTTGGTTTAACAATCAGATATAGTGAACATTTCAGGCAATGGCTAATGAAAGGAGGTATTGAGCAGGCAAATCTTACGATAGAATGAATGGTATCGGATAATGAACAGTGCAGCTGGAGGTAGAGTGGTCTTGTTCTCCTTAGCCACCTGAATTGAATCCAATAATAAGATAAATATTAGCTTGAGCAAAAACACAGAATAGAACCATTTGTATTTAGGATCATGAATGAGTGAGAGGTTATAAGTAAATACCATATACATGTAATCGTCATGGCCCCATGACATCATTAGATTGTCGAGTCCACATCCTTCAGCATAGACTCCAAACTTCGTGTTGTATTGAGGATTGTTGCAGTCTGGATTCTCTTTGAGGTGCTGTCATGATTTGAAAACAAGTTTAGCAAAGTAATATACTTGCTTCAGATGGTGTATCAAACATAGATCAGGGTATGAAATTGACCTTGTAATGAACAATGGATTCATCAAAAGCACAACCTACAGGGAATGTGTCGCCTGTGGACGGGACCTTGTCAGTGGAAGGCATATGGATTAGAGACTGTCAATAACCAATAAGTAGACATGCACTCACCTACAACAGCCCACTGGGGAAGCAGCCCAAATTTAGGATGGAGAAGAACCTTTCCTAGATCTTCATTGCAGAAGAAAGGGTAGTTGATTAGATGCAATTTGAATAAATATGCTACACTTAAAAATATTAGATGGACATGTATGAAAATTGTCAATTATTGAAGACAAACAACAGCAATATCTGTTTTCTCAAAAATCAAGAAGTATTGAGGAATGATTAAGGAAGATCACTTTAACAAGAGTAGGTATCCTAcgagaaagggaaaaaaaaaaaaaacaaagaagagtAGGTAGCTTTACTAAGATGAAAAGTATGAAATATTTGCAAAACTGGCAACAAGTAATTGGAGGGAAGAAGCAATGATACTTTGTATTGTTAGAGAGTTAGaggaaaactcaaaatttttcttctctctaaAGTTTTCTAAAAGTTTTGTTATGAGTTTAGTTCTATATCGAAAAGGGATAATTTCTTCTTGATatttatctaccttctttccttgcCAAATTTTACTAAGGTCAGGGAGGGAAATGGGTTTTACACCACATATGCACACTGGGCTGGCTTGGCCCTTACGATCGATTGACCGTTTGACCAAACAAACATATCTTTGTTTGACATTGTTCCTAACCTGACAAGTAAATCTTATACTATGTAActagatcaagcataaatttatacatgcatcaataaATCTTTTAAAGAAGATGATTACCATTAGacgataaaattttcataataattgtATATAATAAATCAATCATACTCTTGCATATACATAAATCATGTAATTTGCACAAATATGGTTTCCAATGCAtagcataaataaattcataaattatgttAACTTTACAAATAAAGTCATAAATTATCTATCATTTTGTCATATCATAACTCTTAATAATTCTCTCAAACTAAATACTAAGGTTGCTATTATACTGTGATAGATCCGTAATTAATAAAATAACAACTATTATTATCCATTGACAGAATCATATACTAACTATTGTCATCCACTAGCAGAATCATATACTAACTACTATTTTTCGTTGGTAGGATCATATGCCAACAACTGTTACTTGTTAATATGATCGTATCGATGCTCGCTCTTGATACTGATCTTCTCCACTTCTAGGAATCacacatagctatctgagagacttaacatatttcttaaaataagtattcttaaatcatattttatcttattatattttcttaaatcatgtataaataagatattatataattttatagagtGGATGGtccctaaataatttttaatagtgaATCAATCATGAAATCATTCTTTTCATGatagaatataaatttcaaaaatatagagttcatattttataaataagtcattcatattaaaatattcatggaatcactattttatgataaattatgaatttcaTCATATATAtgcttgatccttattttatgaaaatataaaataattcttGTTATGATAAAATAATCGATATTCAAAGATAAATAAAAAGTATCAGGGTTAATTACCTCTTTTGTCCTAACCTTTCAAAatttataggataaatttatcaaacttatttaatatattaaaaagataattaatttttatttgataaattcaatcataaaaaaagaagactGTAGATTGGGTGGTCGGTCCACCAAGCTATCAAGACACGATGATAGTTTAGGACCTCCTATCTGAGGGTCAACATGAATCCACGAGTCAAGGAGACAGGACTCAAAACTGAGATTCATAAGTCTTATAGAGAAAGTTAAGAGAATTTTTATATCTCTCTAAAGAgaaaatcatgatcgagatcatcaaaaatTATGCCAGATGACTCAATAGGATTTAATAGTGACCAAATTCTATGAATATTTGACAAGGATCGGGCTGGGATTCGACATACTGCATGGATATCAAAGTAATTCGAGgtctctttttttgaaaaaaaaattcttgattcaTAGTAGAGGAGCATAACAACAGACACTGAGATCTATGgattagatagagagagaaaaagagagtagAGAAAGAAAAATCCTAAAAAGAGAgaactcttctctctcttcttcttttttcttttcttttcttctcttctttttttcttttttcttctttttcttcttcttctttttcctttctttggaAAAATATGGAAGGGGGCAGGATGCAGCAACACAGTCGATGATTCGATAGTGGCAGCTGATAATGGTGGAGCAAGAGACAGCTAGCAGCAAGTGGCCAACTAACAAAAGTATCAAAAATAAGGCCAAACCAAGGCCCTTTGGTTAGTTATCCTCAAGTCGTAGCCCATTTATTGGTAGCTGGGGCTCCGACAGGCCAACATCGTAAAGAGATCGAAGGCTTTAGTGATGGGCACTAGTATTAGACATGGtcgaaaaaggaagaaaagacaGGCCAAGAACAAAGGATctcatttttatcattttttggtGAAACTAACAACCGACAACCATGCACAAAAGCATGGAAAGAAGGGCAagcaagagagaaaggagggttggGGCTTACCTCAAGCTCCAATAACATCTCCGATCATGATTTTAGATGGGCACAATGATAGTATACCGTATATTCAATGGG is part of the Elaeis guineensis isolate ETL-2024a chromosome 15, EG11, whole genome shotgun sequence genome and harbors:
- the LOC105057939 gene encoding probable inositol oxygenase, with protein sequence MTIAIEQPQIEEGKGKKIPIESKELVSDSGFVTPETNAFGQTFRNYETESERKDSVEEFYRMNHIHQTCEFVKNMREEYIKLNKAKMSIWECCELLNEFVDESDLDLDEPQIQHLLQSAEAIRKDYPDEDWLHLTALIHDLGKVLLHPKFGLLPQWAVVGDTFPVGCAFDESIVHYKHLKENPDCNNPQYNTKFGVYAEGCGLDNLMMSWGHDDYMYMVAKENKTTLPPAALFIIRYHSFYPLHRSGAYKYFINKEDEENLKWLQIFNKYDLYSKSKVRVDAEKVKPYYLSLIEKYFPPKLRW